In Microscilla marina ATCC 23134, a single genomic region encodes these proteins:
- a CDS encoding agmatine deiminase family protein encodes ASAIEEQLKVYLGIEKIIWLPNGLFNDETDGHVDNLMHVIAPGKVVLSWTDDPSDPQYALSRQAEQVLKSQHDAKGREIEIVRLPLPGPLHYSEREANGIDASSGMSRQAGERLSASYANFLIVNGHVFLPMLDEDTDAIAIDILQNAMPEYQIIAIPSREVLLGGGNIHCITQQIPA; translated from the coding sequence GCAAGCGCAATCGAAGAGCAGTTAAAGGTATATCTCGGTATCGAAAAAATCATTTGGTTGCCAAATGGTTTATTCAATGACGAAACAGACGGCCATGTTGACAACCTGATGCACGTTATCGCACCGGGTAAGGTGGTACTGAGTTGGACCGATGACCCAAGCGATCCGCAATACGCGTTGTCTCGTCAAGCGGAACAAGTACTGAAATCTCAGCACGATGCGAAAGGGCGCGAGATTGAAATTGTCCGTTTGCCATTACCGGGTCCGTTGCATTACAGCGAGCGCGAAGCCAATGGCATTGACGCCAGTTCAGGAATGAGCCGACAAGCTGGCGAACGCCTAAGTGCCTCTTATGCGAACTTTCTTATCGTCAACGGCCATGTGTTCTTACCGATGTTGGATGAAGACACCGACGCCATTGCAATCGATATTTTGCAAAACGCGATGCCGGAATACCAAATCATCGCGATACCGTCGAGAGAGGTTCTACTGGGCGGAGGGAACATTCATTGCATTACGCAGCAGATCCCCGCTTAA